From Patescibacteria group bacterium, a single genomic window includes:
- the ftsI gene encoding penicillin-binding protein: protein MSWRYRVIFLFFTFCFLAIIVRLFYWQGVKAEQLSALGESQYGKHIKLIPLRGEIRTSDGFPIASNKITYLVFANPKEVRDREKTVRLLAPLLDLEEASLSALLSLNRYWVALKSKVSPEKKEVIEKLDLPGIGFDDQSVRFYPEASLAAKLLGFVGKNEQGDDQGYFGLEGYYDRQLRGKEGIATQVHDALGRPILAKLNNSSGEKNGRNLILHVDRVLQFILEKELQEGIERYGAQGGMAAMMDPKTGGILAMASFPSFDPQKYNEFSDKEYKNNFISDTYEPGSTFKPLIMAAALDSNLVKPDTRCPSCSGPVEIGGYSIKTWNNKYHPYLTMTEVIQYSDNTGMVFVGQKLGLERMLDYLQRFGFGEATGIDLQGEVVPPLRPRSQWYPIDIATASFGQGISVTPVELLSAFSSIANKGIRMEPHVVAAVQTSEGEIIRIPPKKINQPISETTAKIMTEMLVNAVEKGEAKWAKPKGYRIAGKTGTAQIAVEGHYDPNKTIPSFIGFAPADDPKFVMLVVLDRPTKSIYGSETAAPIFFRIAKKALLYYNIAPTN, encoded by the coding sequence ATGAGTTGGAGATATAGAGTTATTTTTTTATTTTTTACATTCTGTTTTCTAGCAATTATTGTCAGACTTTTCTACTGGCAGGGTGTAAAAGCAGAGCAACTTTCAGCATTAGGTGAGTCGCAATATGGTAAACATATTAAACTTATTCCTCTTCGTGGGGAAATCCGCACAAGCGATGGTTTTCCTATTGCTTCCAACAAAATAACCTATTTGGTATTTGCCAATCCTAAAGAGGTACGCGATAGAGAGAAAACCGTGCGGCTTCTTGCTCCTTTACTCGATCTAGAAGAAGCATCTCTCTCAGCTCTCCTTTCTCTTAACAGATATTGGGTTGCTCTAAAGTCAAAGGTAAGTCCTGAAAAAAAGGAAGTAATTGAAAAACTTGATCTTCCAGGAATTGGTTTTGATGATCAGTCTGTTCGTTTTTATCCTGAAGCATCTCTAGCCGCAAAACTTCTCGGTTTTGTTGGTAAAAATGAACAAGGTGATGATCAAGGATATTTTGGTCTTGAAGGATATTATGATAGACAATTAAGAGGTAAAGAAGGAATTGCTACCCAAGTACATGATGCATTAGGAAGGCCAATATTGGCAAAATTGAATAATTCATCCGGTGAGAAAAACGGCCGTAATCTTATACTTCATGTAGATCGGGTACTACAGTTTATTCTTGAAAAAGAATTACAAGAAGGAATTGAGCGTTACGGTGCTCAAGGCGGAATGGCCGCAATGATGGATCCAAAGACAGGCGGGATTCTTGCAATGGCCTCATTTCCAAGTTTTGATCCCCAGAAATATAATGAATTCTCAGATAAGGAGTATAAGAATAATTTTATTAGCGATACCTATGAACCTGGATCTACATTTAAGCCACTTATAATGGCAGCTGCTCTTGATAGTAATTTAGTCAAGCCTGATACGCGCTGTCCATCATGTTCTGGACCGGTTGAAATTGGCGGCTATAGCATTAAGACATGGAATAATAAATACCATCCTTATCTGACGATGACTGAGGTGATTCAATACTCTGATAATACAGGTATGGTATTTGTAGGACAAAAACTAGGTCTTGAAAGAATGCTTGATTATCTTCAACGGTTTGGATTTGGAGAAGCAACAGGAATTGATTTGCAGGGTGAGGTCGTACCTCCTCTTCGTCCGCGAAGCCAATGGTATCCTATAGATATTGCAACAGCAAGTTTTGGTCAGGGAATATCTGTTACACCTGTAGAGCTTCTCAGTGCTTTTTCATCTATTGCTAACAAAGGGATTCGTATGGAGCCGCATGTTGTTGCTGCAGTTCAAACATCAGAAGGTGAGATTATTAGAATTCCTCCTAAAAAGATTAATCAACCAATCTCAGAAACAACTGCAAAAATTATGACTGAAATGCTTGTTAATGCCGTTGAAAAAGGAGAAGCAAAATGGGCAAAGCCGAAAGGATATCGAATAGCAGGTAAAACAGGTACAGCACAGATTGCTGTTGAGGGTCACTATGACCCAAACAAGACTATTCCTTCGTTCATTGGATTTGCACCTGCTGATGATCCCAAATTTGTAATGCTGGTAGTTTTGGATAGGCCAACAAAATCTATCTATGGTTCTGAAACAGCTGCACCAATTTTTTTCCGTATTGCCAAAAAAGCATTACTTTATTACAACATAGCTCCAACTAATTAA
- a CDS encoding metal-dependent hydrolase, producing the protein MTGRTHDLAAFTALSYVLVTVPPEKISLATALVAFGANMIGGLAPDLDQEQANLWRRIRAGSILGKIISPLFGGHRFLSHSLLGIVLVGIVVEILLNIIGTVLLVDMNIVWWSFMIGFLSHIGMDFFTKEGIPLFFPLPYRFGFPPLSFLRIKTGGLTEKSFVFPLLILINGYIYYTNYQTVIELLRSFN; encoded by the coding sequence ATGACTGGAAGGACTCATGATCTTGCAGCCTTTACTGCACTAAGCTATGTTCTCGTGACAGTGCCACCGGAAAAAATTTCTCTTGCTACTGCTCTTGTTGCATTTGGTGCCAATATGATAGGAGGACTTGCTCCTGATCTAGATCAGGAGCAAGCTAATTTGTGGCGCAGAATTCGAGCAGGGAGTATTCTTGGGAAAATCATCTCACCGCTTTTTGGAGGTCACAGATTCCTTTCGCATTCACTTCTTGGTATCGTCCTGGTTGGTATAGTTGTTGAGATCTTGTTAAATATTATTGGAACAGTTTTGTTAGTGGATATGAATATTGTCTGGTGGTCATTTATGATTGGATTTCTATCACATATTGGGATGGATTTTTTCACTAAAGAAGGTATTCCTCTTTTTTTCCCGCTACCCTATCGCTTTGGATTTCCTCCTTTAAGTTTTTTACGAATAAAAACAGGTGGACTTACTGAAAAATCTTTTGTTTTTCCTTTACTTATTCTAATAAATGGATATATTTATTATACGAATTATCAGACTGTTATTGAATTATTGCGAAGTTTTAACTAA
- a CDS encoding methionine--tRNA ligase subunit beta, producing the protein MKPFITKEEFAKIDLRVGRVVKAERKENAEKLIRLTVDFGNEGVRNILTSLYPIYQPEDFEGKDFIFIINLEPRKFLGEESQGMILCTNENKPLPLTTSERSTPGASII; encoded by the coding sequence ATGAAGCCATTTATTACAAAAGAAGAGTTTGCAAAGATTGATTTACGGGTAGGGCGTGTTGTTAAAGCAGAAAGAAAAGAGAATGCGGAAAAACTTATTCGTCTGACTGTTGATTTTGGCAACGAAGGAGTGCGCAATATTCTAACAAGCCTTTATCCAATTTATCAACCAGAAGATTTTGAAGGAAAAGACTTCATCTTTATTATTAATCTTGAACCAAGAAAATTTTTAGGAGAAGAGTCACAAGGTATGATATTGTGTACAAATGAAAATAAGCCTCTTCCGCTTACAACATCCGAAAGATCAACCCCAGGAGCATCAATTATCTAA
- the murE gene encoding UDP-N-acetylmuramoyl-L-alanyl-D-glutamate--2,6-diaminopimelate ligase: MWQKIKNIGHLIKAILANIWYRFPSKQMVVVGVTGTDGKTTTASLIFHILREDKKKAALISTVSAIIGDKEFDTGFHVSTPDALELQSYIKKARDAGVTHLVLEVTSHALDQNRVYGIPFAIGVLTNISREHLDYHQTMENYMKTKAKLLCQSKIAVLNKDDQYFDFFANLLQDHSFKTYGLNKDADINPAVYPLQVKLLGKFNKYNVFAAAAVADCLGISRSVVQKAVNSFSLPQGRCEVVYAKNFSVIIDFAHTPNGIKNILEAISQEKQKGRIIHVFGSAGERDKGKREEMGKISSEYADIIILTAEDPRKERVEDIISDIQQGIKDEEKQIYVIPDRQKAITKAINIAQKGDFVVITGKGHEKSMNFGKGELPWSDHEAVNNALQSLNLQ, translated from the coding sequence ATGTGGCAGAAAATTAAAAATATTGGTCATCTTATTAAGGCTATATTAGCTAACATTTGGTATCGCTTTCCCTCTAAACAAATGGTCGTTGTAGGAGTAACTGGAACAGATGGCAAAACTACAACAGCAAGTTTGATCTTCCATATTCTTAGAGAAGATAAAAAAAAGGCAGCATTAATCTCTACAGTGTCAGCTATTATAGGTGATAAAGAGTTTGACACTGGTTTTCATGTCTCAACTCCAGATGCTCTTGAATTACAGTCATATATCAAAAAAGCAAGAGATGCAGGTGTTACTCATCTGGTGTTAGAGGTAACATCTCATGCACTAGATCAAAATAGAGTTTATGGTATTCCATTTGCAATAGGAGTTTTGACTAATATTTCACGAGAGCATTTAGATTATCATCAAACTATGGAAAATTATATGAAAACAAAGGCTAAATTGCTCTGTCAGTCGAAAATTGCGGTTTTAAATAAAGATGATCAATATTTTGATTTTTTTGCAAACTTATTGCAAGATCATTCTTTTAAAACATATGGATTAAATAAAGATGCTGATATTAATCCTGCAGTATATCCACTTCAAGTGAAGCTTTTGGGTAAGTTCAATAAATACAATGTGTTCGCCGCAGCAGCAGTTGCTGATTGTTTGGGTATTTCTCGATCAGTAGTACAAAAAGCTGTAAATAGTTTTTCTCTTCCTCAAGGTCGATGTGAGGTGGTTTATGCTAAAAATTTTAGCGTTATTATTGATTTTGCTCATACTCCAAATGGAATAAAAAATATTTTAGAGGCTATTTCACAAGAAAAACAAAAAGGTCGAATTATACATGTATTTGGCAGCGCCGGTGAGAGGGATAAAGGAAAAAGAGAAGAAATGGGAAAGATTTCATCCGAGTACGCAGATATTATTATTTTAACAGCTGAGGACCCTCGGAAAGAAAGAGTGGAAGATATTATTAGTGATATTCAACAAGGGATAAAAGACGAGGAAAAACAAATTTATGTTATTCCTGATAGACAAAAAGCTATTACAAAGGCAATAAATATTGCTCAAAAGGGTGATTTTGTTGTTATTACAGGTAAAGGACATGAGAAATCAATGAATTTTGGAAAAGGAGAACTTCCCTGGAGTGATCACGAAGCAGTAAACAATGCATTACAATCTCTTAACTTGCAATAG
- a CDS encoding UDP-N-acetylmuramate--L-alanine ligase produces MIKKISERFSLSKNTFMKSKIHHIHFVGIKGVGLTPLAIIAKEAGLKVSGSDIEEEFITDSALTKVGIIPFTNFSENHITDDIDLVITTGAHGGYDNIEVRTAHKKSIPVLTKGEAVGAFMQGNILGRKFSGISVAGSHGKTTTTGMIVSILKHAGYDPSYVVGTGSISSMDLPGHLGSGKYFVAEADEYATEPTYNHKPQFLWQFPDIALFTNIEHDHPDIYPTHAAVVNAFEAFTHNISSKGVLIGCADDKKVYSLIKNFDKRTITYGFSPQNEYVISNVQILGSQTFFKVRAYGREIGEFRLQVIGEHNALNALGAMSVGVELGISIDRIREGLYLFNGVKRRLEFKGQLKSGAYIFDDYAHHPTEIAKTLQALRMRYPKEKIIAVFQPHTYSRTKALFTEFTKAFHDADEVILVDIYGSLREIKDPSVSSKLLAASMSKNNTHYIPKLEEVASYIKKESPNENVVIVFMGAGDVYKTIDLIDLIK; encoded by the coding sequence ATGATTAAAAAAATATCTGAAAGATTTTCATTATCAAAAAATACATTTATGAAAAGTAAGATACATCATATTCATTTTGTAGGTATCAAAGGAGTAGGGCTTACTCCATTGGCAATTATTGCCAAAGAGGCTGGACTTAAAGTCAGCGGCAGCGATATTGAAGAGGAATTTATAACTGATTCGGCTTTGACAAAGGTAGGTATTATTCCTTTTACTAATTTTTCTGAGAATCATATCACTGATGATATTGATCTTGTTATCACAACAGGTGCACATGGAGGATATGATAATATTGAAGTTCGAACAGCGCATAAAAAGTCAATACCAGTACTAACCAAAGGGGAAGCAGTAGGCGCATTTATGCAAGGTAATATTTTAGGAAGAAAATTTTCTGGTATTTCTGTTGCAGGATCGCATGGTAAGACCACAACTACTGGAATGATTGTCAGTATTCTCAAACATGCGGGTTATGATCCATCATACGTTGTTGGTACTGGAAGTATTAGCTCAATGGATCTTCCTGGTCATCTTGGAAGCGGTAAGTATTTTGTTGCTGAAGCTGATGAATATGCAACAGAACCCACGTATAATCACAAGCCTCAGTTTCTTTGGCAGTTTCCAGATATTGCACTTTTTACCAATATCGAACATGATCATCCTGATATTTATCCTACGCATGCAGCGGTTGTAAATGCATTTGAGGCTTTTACTCATAATATTTCATCCAAGGGAGTGCTTATTGGGTGTGCAGACGATAAAAAAGTTTATTCACTTATAAAAAACTTTGATAAGAGGACTATTACTTATGGATTTTCTCCTCAAAATGAATATGTAATTAGTAATGTACAGATCTTAGGATCCCAAACTTTCTTTAAAGTTAGAGCGTACGGTCGTGAAATTGGTGAATTTCGTCTTCAAGTAATAGGTGAGCATAATGCATTAAATGCTTTGGGAGCTATGAGTGTGGGAGTTGAGCTAGGTATATCAATAGATCGTATACGAGAGGGGCTATATCTTTTTAATGGCGTTAAGCGAAGACTTGAGTTTAAAGGGCAGTTAAAATCTGGAGCATATATTTTTGATGATTATGCCCATCATCCAACGGAGATTGCTAAAACATTGCAAGCATTACGCATGCGTTATCCAAAGGAAAAAATTATTGCTGTATTTCAGCCGCATACATATTCAAGGACGAAAGCATTATTTACGGAGTTTACTAAAGCGTTTCATGATGCAGATGAGGTAATATTAGTTGATATCTATGGGTCGCTCCGAGAGATTAAAGATCCATCTGTTTCTTCAAAATTACTTGCAGCTTCAATGTCAAAAAATAATACCCACTATATACCCAAACTTGAGGAAGTAGCGTCCTATATAAAAAAAGAAAGTCCCAATGAAAATGTGGTAATTGTTTTTATGGGAGCAGGGGATGTCTATAAGACAATTGATCTTATTGATCTAATAAAATGA
- the mraZ gene encoding transcriptional regulator MraZ, translating into MLLGQIEGKVSKKFQTAIPKQFRQHLGQKIIITKGIDVCLMIVSIGQMQTLLEGTEGKPFIDKSTRELQRYLFGNAFAVSLDDQGRFVLPQFLRNYAKIRREVVFVGIQRYVELWDKKLWNEHQKSIEKTVDLLTTDLSTSSGHE; encoded by the coding sequence ATGCTTTTAGGACAGATTGAGGGAAAAGTAAGCAAGAAGTTTCAAACAGCTATTCCCAAGCAGTTTAGGCAGCATTTGGGACAAAAAATAATTATTACTAAAGGTATTGATGTTTGCTTGATGATTGTTAGTATTGGCCAAATGCAAACACTGCTTGAAGGAACAGAGGGAAAGCCATTTATAGATAAATCAACACGAGAACTGCAGAGATATCTATTTGGCAATGCATTTGCGGTATCTCTTGATGATCAAGGAAGATTTGTTCTTCCCCAGTTTTTAAGGAACTATGCAAAAATTAGGCGTGAAGTAGTGTTTGTAGGCATACAGCGGTATGTAGAGCTGTGGGATAAGAAACTCTGGAACGAACATCAAAAAAGCATAGAAAAAACAGTAGATTTACTCACTACAGATCTGTCCACATCATCGGGACATGAATAA
- the rsmH gene encoding ribosomal RNA small subunit methyltransferase H translates to MNNYHTPVLLQEVLDLLDVNEGKLYIDATLGGGGHALGILEKGGRVLGIDVDQEALDYVRHSLQEGENKVENITLVRGNFRDIDAIAKNVGFTNVDGILFDLGVSSHQLDTPERGFSFQEGPLDMRMSKDLVVTAKDLVNGLTKNELRELFERFGEERFAKKIAQVIVEQRKKHPIETTKQLADIIKRAVPYQQGRIHPATRVFQALRIVVNDELANIRTALPKALNLLRRGGRIVVISFHSLEDKIVKKQFDDWEQRGLVKIITKKPIVPGREEKLKNRRSRSAKLRAIEKL, encoded by the coding sequence ATGAATAATTATCATACACCTGTTCTTTTACAAGAAGTACTAGATTTACTGGATGTGAATGAGGGAAAGCTTTATATAGACGCTACTCTTGGAGGAGGTGGACACGCTCTTGGCATTTTAGAGAAAGGTGGTCGAGTATTAGGAATTGATGTTGATCAGGAGGCTCTAGATTACGTTAGACATTCTCTTCAGGAAGGGGAGAATAAAGTCGAAAATATTACTTTAGTCAGAGGAAATTTTCGTGATATTGATGCAATTGCCAAGAATGTTGGATTTACGAATGTCGATGGAATTTTGTTTGATTTAGGAGTATCCAGTCATCAGTTGGATACTCCAGAGAGAGGTTTTAGTTTTCAAGAAGGTCCTCTAGATATGCGAATGAGTAAAGACTTGGTGGTAACGGCAAAAGATTTAGTGAATGGTCTTACTAAAAATGAACTAAGAGAATTGTTTGAGCGTTTTGGAGAAGAACGCTTTGCTAAGAAGATAGCTCAGGTAATTGTAGAACAACGTAAGAAACATCCGATTGAGACGACAAAACAGTTAGCGGATATCATCAAAAGAGCTGTTCCTTATCAACAAGGTCGTATCCATCCAGCAACTCGAGTATTTCAAGCACTGCGGATCGTAGTAAATGATGAGCTTGCAAATATCAGGACGGCTTTACCGAAAGCATTAAATTTGCTTAGGAGAGGAGGAAGAATTGTAGTAATCTCATTCCATTCACTAGAGGATAAAATCGTGAAAAAACAATTTGATGATTGGGAACAGAGAGGACTCGTAAAAATAATTACCAAAAAACCAATAGTACCAGGAAGAGAAGAAAAATTAAAAAATAGGAGGAGTAGAAGTGCAAAGCTGCGTGCAATTGAAAAATTATAG